The Cellulomonas flavigena DSM 20109 DNA segment CTCGCGCAGGCCGAGGTCGTCTTCGTCCTCGAGGCCGTCACCGCGCGTGCGGTCGACGCCGTGCGCCGCCTCGCCGCGCGTCCCGGGTGCCGCCCGGTGCTGGTGGCCGGCGAGGTGAGCACCGAGGCCGTCGCGCTGGTCGTGCAGGCCGGTGCCGTCGGCGTGCTGCGACGCCGCGAGGCCACCGTCGAGAGCGTCGGCGCGCTGCTGCACGCGGTCGCGTCGGGCGAGGCCGTCGTGCCCGTCGACCTGCTCGCCGCACTGCTCCCCCGCACCCCCGCCGCGCCCGCGACGCGGGCGCCGCGCGCCACCCCGGCCCCGGGTACCACGTCGGGCCCGCGCACCGCGTCCACCGGGCGGGCCCCGGGCCAGGTCCTGGCGCTCACGGGCGTCGACGAGCGTGAGCGCCAGGTGCTGCGGCTGCTGGGCGACGGCGCGGACACGCGAGAGATCGCACGGCGGCTCTCGTACTCCGAGCGCACGGTGAAGGTCGTGGTGCAGGACCTCACGCGCCGCTTCGGCCTGCGCAACCGCACCCACGCGGTCGCGTTCGCCGTCCGCCACGGCCTGATCTGACCGCCCGGCAGGGGCTCAGCGCCCCGTGAGGGTGGGCAGCACGTGCGTCGCAGCACCGGCCCGCAGCGCGGGCGGCGTGCCGGACGCGACACCCAGCTCGCTGAGCACCGCGGCGTACTCGCGGCGGGCCGCAGCTGCCGCCGCCGGGCGGCCGTCGGCGGCGAGCCCTCTGACGAGGCGGCGCCACAGGTCGTCCTGGTACCGGTCGAGCGCGAGGCCGCGGCGCACGGCCGCGAGGGCACCCGACGCGTCGCCCCGCGCCGCCAGCAGGTCCGCGAGCGCCGCGCACGCCCGCACCACCGCGGCGCGCAGCCGCTCGCGCGGCCCGAGCACCCACTCGGCCGTCCCGTCCTGCGGCAGCAGCTCAGCCGCACCGTCCGCCACGACGCGACGCAGGGCGACGAGCGCCGCGGCCTCGTCACCCCTGTCGAGCGCGACGTCCGCCGCGCGCAGCGCGTCCTCGAGCGCCCGCACGTCGTGCACGGTGGTCCCGCCCCCCTCGAGCGCGTACCCCTGGTCGACGCGACGCAGCACCGCCCCGGCACCCGGGCTCGCCGCGTCGAGCGCGCGCCGCACGTCGCTGACGGCGACCTGCAGGGAGTGCTGCCCCCGCGAGGGCAGCCGACCGGGCCAGAACCACTCGACGAGGCGGTCGCGGTGCACGGGAGCGGGCGCGGCCAGCGCCAGCGCGCGCAGCAGTGCCGCGTGCTGCGGACGCAGTCCGGCGGTCGGCACAGCGACCCCGGCGACGGTCAGCCGGAACGTCCCCAGGCACTGCACGTCGAGCGCCCGCAGCACGGCCGTACCGCCCGCTGCGGTCGCGGCGGCGGCCGCGGGCGTACCGGCGACGGGGATCGGGGGCGCAGGTGCCGTGCGGGTGGCCGCACGGTGCGCGACGAGCCGCACCCACCCGGGGACCCCCGCGGCGCGTGCCGCCCGACCCCAGCGGTCCCGCGGCGCGTCGAGCACGGCGAGGACGAGCGCGAGCGGCACCGGACCGCTGCGCGCCGCGTCGGCCTCGAGCCCGTCGGGCGGCGGACCGTCGCCGCAGCGGGCACGGACCACGGCACCCGCCGCGCGGGCCCACGCCGCCAGCGCGGGCGCTCCCAGCGCCTCGAGCTCGTCGGCCGCGTCCCGCGCGACCACCACGGCGCGGCGGCGCGACGGGACCGCGGTGACGGCCCGCAGGGCGTCGAGCAGCCCGAGGACGGCCGCACCCCACGTGTCGCCGACGCCCGTGCAACGCTCGCGCAGGTGACGCAGCCCGTCGCCGACCGCCGGGTCGGCCGCGAGGTCGAGGCCGTCCGCCAGCCGCTCCAGCGCGGGCGCACCGAGCAGCCCGGCGGCGGTGTGCGCGCGCTCCCGCGCGTCACGCGCGCCACGGTCGTGCACGAGCGTGAGGGCCGCGGCCTCGCCCAGCAGCGCGAGCGCCTCCACGACCGGCGGGGTCCCGGCACGCCTGTGCACCACGGCGAACCGGCGCGCCGCGTCCCGTACGTCGCCGCCCACGAGCGCGGCGACGGCGGGCGCGAGTGCACGACCCACGTCGTGCGCGGCGACGTCCGCCGCGAGGCAGTCGCGCGGCCGGGCCAGTGCGCGGCGCACCAGCGCGACCCAGTACGTCGGCGCACCCGGCGACGGCTCCGCCCACGTGCGGACCAGGTGGCACTCCCGGATCACGAGCGTCCGGTCGGCAGCGGTCGCCGCGCGCTCCGCGGCGTCCCCGTAGGCCGCCAGGGCCCGCTCCGGCACGCCCTCGGCGAGGTGACGGCGCGCGACCGCGACCGCGACCCACGGGTCGTCGTCGCGGACCGCGTCCGGCAGGAGGTCGAGCCACGGCCCGGGACGGCGCGCGAGGTCCTCCCCGGCCAGGTGCAGGACGCGGCGCACGGCGTCCTCGTCCTGCGCACGGCACGACGAGCGCACGGCCTCGTCGTGCTCGCCGGCGGCGAGCGCGAGAGCTGCCGCCCGTCGGTGCAGCTCGCGCGCGACGGCCCCGCCCGCCCGCTCGGCGAGCGTGTCGAGCAGGTACCCGCGCACCACCTCGTGGCAGGCGTAGCGCGTGCCGCCGGCGTCGTCGACCGCCGTGAGCAACCCGTGGCGGTGCGCCGCGGCGAGCATCCGGGCGGCGCCGTCGGTGCCGAGCAGCGCGTCGCACCGCTCGGCGGACAGGCGCCCCAGGACGGACGTGCGCACGAGGAACTCGCGCAGCGAGACCGGCAGCGGGTCGAGCACGTGGCCCGCGAGGTAGTCGGCCACCGCGGGACCGCGTCCCGCACGCTCCAGCAGGCGGGTGCGCGAGCTCGCCGGCCGGTCACGCGTGGCCAGGTGGAACAGCTCGAGACCTGCCGCCCAGCCGTGCGTGCGCTGCGTGAGCTCGGCGACCTCCGCCGCGGGCAGCGGCGTCGCGTGGTGCCCGCGGAACAACTCGTCGACCTCCCACGTGCGGAAGCGCAGCGCCTCGCCGTCGACGACGCGCGCCGTGCCCGCGAGCCCCCTGCTCGGCACGCCGGGGTGCAGGCCGCGGCTGCCGAGCGCGAGCTGCAGACCGGCGGGCTGGTGGCGCACGAGCAGGTCGACGACCTGCGCGGCACGGCGCCGCTCGGCCGTGTGCACGTCGTCGAGCACGAGCAGCGCCGGGCCCGCGAGGCCGTCACCGAGCGCGGCGAGCGCGGCGTCCGCGGTGGGCCACGGCTCGTGCGGTCCGCGCCACGGCAGGGCCGCGCACGCGACGTGCAGGTGCCGCAGCAGCACCTGCGGGTCGTCGAGCGCGGGGTCGAGGGTCACCCACGCGACGGGCAGGCCCGCGGCCTCCGCGACGTGCGCCAGCAGCGTCGTCTTGCCGCACCCCGGGCCGGCGACCACGGCGACGAGCGGCGGCGCCGCGGCGCCGACGAGCCGGGCCAGCAGCCGCGGCCGGCGCAGCCCGGTCGGTTCCGGGCGCGCCAGGCGGGCGCGCAGCACCGGGACTGCTCCGGTGCTCGCGGGCACGTCGTCGGCCGCTCGCATGCGTCTCCCCGGGCGCCGCCCCCGGCCCCCGCGTGGGTGACGCACCACGCTGACGGTAGCGCCGGACGAACCGTACGAAAAGGACGACGCGCGGTGCGGGAGCCCGGCTCAGGTCAGCGCGACAGCGATGAGCAGCATCGTCACGAGGAACCCGGTGACGAGGTTGAGCCACAGGAACGTGCGCCACCCCGCGTTGGCCCGCTCGCAGTCGTCGTCGGTGACGCCGCGGAAGCGCCACGTGCTGACGGCGTACGGCAGCGGGAGCAGCGCGGCCAGCACACCGGGCCACGGCAGTGCGAGCAGCACCGCGGCGGCGACGACGTAGGCGGCGGTGGCACCGAGCACCGTGGGCCGCGCACCCAGCACGGTCGCGACCGACGCGAGACCGCCGGCGCGGTCGGCACGCACGTCCTGGACCGCGCCGAACGCGTGCGACGCCATGCCCCACAGCAGGAACGCGACCAGCACGGGCCACGTGCTGCGCGCCGCGAGGTCGGCGTCGGCGAGGACGAGCGCGTACAGCAGCGGCCCCACGAAGTGCACCGACGACGACAGCGAGTCCAGGACGGGCCGCTCCTTGAACCGCAGCCGCGGCGCGGAGTAGGCGACGACGTCGAACACCACGACGAGCAGCACGAGCCCTGCGAGCGGCGACCCGAGCGCGAGCAGCCACACCACGAACGGCACGGTCGTGACGACGCACGCGACGAGGATCCGGCGGTGCACGGCGCGCGCCCGCGACGGGTCGACCAGACCGCCCTCGATGCCGCCCTTGCGCGGGTTCGCCAGGTCCGACGCGTAGTCGAAGACGTCGTTGACCCCGTACATCAGCAGGTTGTACGGCACCAGGAAGAAGATCGTGCCGACGACGAGCCGGACGTCCACGAGCCCGTCGGTGACCATGAGCCAGCCCGCGGCGAACGGGAAGGCGGTGTTCACCCAGGAGAACGGCCGCGACGCCGCGAGCACCTCGCGCATCAGGCCTCCCCACCGACGGGCAGGTCCGCGACGGGCGCGTCGGCGTGCGACGACGTCCGACGTGACCGCCCCAGCACCGTCCACAGCACGGGCACGAGCACGGCCGCGGCGAGCGCGTACGCGAAGTCCTCGAGCGGGGCGCCCCACACGTGCACGCCGAGGATCTTGTCGGGGTCGAACACGTAGAGCCCGACGTCGATCATCAGGGTGTCGAACACGGCGGTGAGCACGCACAGGTGCACCGACGCCCACACCAGGGGCCAGCCGCGCAGGCGGCGCAGCACGGGCCACGACACCGCTCCGAGCACCACGAGCACGAGCACGTTGAGCACGATGTTCGTCACGGCGCGCTCCCGTCCGCGCCTCGTGCGTCCGGCGCACGCTGCGCGTCGCGCGCCTGCGCGAGCGCGCGCCGCCCCGCCTCCCGCTGCGCCCAGGTCGTGTCGAACCAGCGCCACGCGAGCAGGCCCACATAGCTGAGCAGCGCCAGGAAGAACGCCTCCTCGATCGGAAGCTCGGGTGCCAGCAGGATGCCGGTCATGTGCGGGGAGTCGCCGCGCGCGAAGATCCCGAGCGCGAGCCCGGCGAGGTCCCACAGCAGGAACCCGACGACCGAGAGCCCCACCGTCCAGCTCGCTCGCCGCGCGTCGTACCAGAACGCGAGCCGGAACCGGCGGTCGAGCACGGCCAGGCCCGCGAGGGACACCAGCAGGGCCCCGAGGTACATCAACCCGGTCATGCACGCCCCGCCGTGACGTCCGACCACAGCCCGCGCGGCAGCGCGGCGGCGAGGTAGCCCGGGCGCAGCGGCGCGGGCAGCGGACGGGCGGACCGCTCGCCGAGCAGGCGCTTGGCGACGAGCTCGGCGCCGATGAGCACCATGGGCAGCCCGACGCCGGGCACGGTGCCGCCGCCGACGTGCAGCAGGTTGGGCACGCGCCGCGACGCCACGCCGGGCCGGAACATCGCGGACTGGCGCAGCGTGTGCTCCATGCCCAGGGCGGTGCCGCGCCACGCGTGCAGGTCGCGCGCGAAGTCCGCCGGGCCCACGACGCGCCGCACGACGACCCGCTCGCGCAGGTCGGGCACGCCCGCCCACGCGGCGATCTGGTCGAGGTACCGGTCGGCGTGCGCGTCGAGCTCGCCGGGGCGCGTGCCGATCGCGGGGTCCGCGGGGAACGGCACCAGGACGAAGAGGTTCTCGTGCCCGGGCGGGGCGGCCGTGGGGTCGCTCGCGGTGGTGCGCGAGACGTACAGCGACGCCACGTCCGGCACGTGCAGGTCGGCCGGCTGCGACGCGCGGCCGGGTCCGAGGATCGCGTCGAAGTTGCCGGGCCAGTCCTGCGTGAAGAACAGCGAGTGGTGCCGCAGCTCGGGCAGCTCGCCGCGCACGCCGGCCATGACCAGCAGCGCGGAGATGCCCGGGCCGCGGTCCTCCCAGACCTCGGCGGGCAGGTCCGCGTGCTCCGCGCCGAGCAGCGCGGTCTCGGTGTGGTGGCGGTCGGCGCCCGAGACGACGACGTCCGCGGGCACGAGCGTGCCGTCGGCCAGCCGCACGCCGCGCGCGACGCCCCGCCGCCTCGGGTGCCGGGCCGAGCGGGGCGCGTCGTCGACCTCGATCGCGACGACCTGCGCGCCGGTGCGCACGGTGACGCCCTCCTCGTCCGCGGCTTTCGCGAGCTCCTCGACGAGCGTGTACATGCCGCCGCGCGGGTAGAACACGCCCTCGCCGAGGTCGAGGTGGCTCATGAGCGAGTACAACGCAGGCACCCGGTACGGCGACGAGCCGAGGAACACTGCGTGGTACCCGAGCACCTGCCGCAGCACGGGGTGCTCGACCGTGCGGGCGATCCGGTCCGCGAGGGACTCGGTGAGCAGGCGTGCGAGGGTGCCGGAGCGGCGCAGCACGTCGCGCGACAGCGCGCGGTCGGGTCGCTCGAACGTCGTGTAGAGGAAGTGGTCGAGCGCGGTGCGGTACGCCTCGCCGGCGTCGGCGACGTAGCGGCGGACCGCGGCGCCCGCACCGGGCTCGAGGCCGTCGAAGGTCGCGGCGTTGACCAGCGGGTCGGCGACGACGTCGAACGGCTCGACGCCCTGGCCGGGCTCGGGGTGCAGCCGGTAGGCGGGGTCGAGCCGCTGCAGCTCGACGTGGTCGGACAACCGTCGACCGAGCAGGGCGAACGTGTGCTCGAACACCTCGGGCATGAACCACCACGACGGCCCGGTGTCGAACCGGAAGCCGTCGACCTCCCAGGTCCCGGCGCGGCCGCCGAGCTGCGCGGACTGCTCCAGCAGCGTCACCTGCGCGCCGCCGCGGGCGAGCAGCGCGGCGGTCGCCAGGCCGCCGACGCCGCCGCCGACGACGACGACGCGGACCGGCGCGCTCATCGGGCGACCGCCGCGCGCCCGGCGCGTGCGCGGCTGCCGGCCTCGTCCGCGAGCACGCCGGCGACCGCGCGTGCGACGACGACGGCCTTGACCGGTCCCGGCACGCGCACCCGACGGGTGCGCAGCGTCGCGACGGGCGTCGCGGCGAGGTCCGCCAGCAGACGGTCGTAGAGGGCCGTCGTCGCGGCGACCGCGCACCGCGCGCGCGTCGGCAGCAGCGGCAGCGCGGCGCGCGCCCGGGCGAGGTCACCGCCGATCTCGCCGAGCACCGACCGCACGTCGTCGGCCGTGAGGTGCTCCGGGTCCACACCCGGCAGGTACGCGCGGCCGAGGTCGTCGCTGTCGGTGGCGAGGTCGCGCAGGAAGTTGATCTTCTGGAACGCCGCCCCGAGCGCCCGCGCACCGTCGACGGCTGCGGGGTCGGGCTCGACGGGCGGGTCGCCGGGTCGCCGCTCGGCGTCGAGGAACGCGCGCAGGCACATCACGCCGACCACCTCGGCCGAGCCGTAGACGTACCGCTCGTAGCTCTCGCGGTCGTGCGTGCGGACCGTGAGGTCGGCGCGCATCGAGGCGAAGAACGGGTCGACCTCGGCGTGCCCGATGCCGACGCGGCGGGCGGTGCGGGCGAACGCGTGGACGACGACGTTGGTGGAGTACTCGGTGCGCAGGGCCCGCGCGACCTGCTCCTCGAGCTCGTCGAGCTCGGCCCCCGCGTCGGGGCCCCGGTAGGTGTCGACGACCTCGTCGGCGAGCCGCACGAGCGCGTAGATCGCGCGGATGTCGTCGCGCGTACGGGCGCCGAGCAGCCGCGTGCCCATGCCGAAGGACGTGGAGTAGGCGCGCAGCACGAGCGCGCTGGCCCGTGTCGCGGTGGTGTCGTACAGGACCTGCCCGGTGCTGGCCGTGCGCATGTCGTGCGTCCTCATCTCGGTCGTGCCGGGGGTCGTGGGCCGCGGCCCGGTGGGTCTCAGCGCGCGCGCCCGGCGAGGTCGTCGACGACACCTGCCAGGTAGGTCGCGAGCGGCTCCGGCAGGTGCGTGGCGAGCGTACGCGCGATGTCGGCCGCACGGTGCGCGAGGGCGCGCACGTCCTCGACCGCGCCGGTGGCGTGCAGCACCTCGACGACCGTGCGCGCACCCGCCTCGTCGAGGTCGGCCCGGCCGACGTGCGTGGCGAGCAGCGCGGCCTGCCGGGCGTCGGCGCGGCGCCAGGCGACCCGCAGCAGCTCGGTGCGCTTGCCCTCGCGCAGGTCGGACAGCACGGACTTGCCGGTGAGCGCCGGGTCGCCGATGGTGCCGAGCTCGTCGTCGGCGAGCTGGTAGGCGACGCCGAGCGCGGTGCCGATGCCGGCGAGCACGGCGCGCTCCTCGCCGGACGCGCCGGCGAGCACGGCGCCGGACTCCAGCGGCACGCGGAACGAGTAGACGGCCGTCTTGAGCTCGGCGACGAGGACGGCGTCGACGTCGGACGGCGCCGCGAGCGCCCCCCCGCACGTCGAGCAGCTCGCCGCTGACGGTCGTCGAGACGCCGTCCGCGAGCATCCGCACGAGGTCGCCGACCACCGCGGACGGGACCGCTGCGGCGGCGAGCAGGCCGAAGGCCTGCGCGAGCGCGGCGTCGCCGGCGAGCAGCGCGGACGCCCGCACCTGCTCGTCGACGGCCGCCGCCGCGACGCCGTCGTGGTGCAGGCGCGCGCGGGTGCGGCCGGCGACGTTGGGGCGGCCGCGGCGGACCTCGTCGTGGTCGAGCAGGTCGTCGTGCACGACCATCGCCGTGTGCAGGAGCTCGTGCGCGGCGGCGACGTGCGCGGCGGCCGTGACGTCGGTGCCGCCGAGTCCCAGGTACGCGGCGGCGACCAGGCGCGGGCGCAGGAGCTTGCCGCCGACGACGGCGTCGACGTCCTGCCAGAGGTCGGCGCACGCGGCGTCGTAGCCGACCGCCCGGCGGCGCTGCTCGCGGACCAGGTCGCGCAGGACGCGCGAGGCGGCCACGGTGACGTCCTCGACGCCGTGCGCGAGCGCGGCCGCGTCCACCGGGGCCCCGGGGACCGGCGTGACGTCCGTGGCGAGGACCTGCGCCGCAGGGGGCGCGTCGGCCAGGGCCGGGCCGGCGCCGTGCCCGACGGGCGTGCGCTCGCTTGTCTGACTCACGTCGCCCCCAGGAGGTCCGTCGGAAGAATCCTCAGGGTACTGAGGATCTGCCCGTCGGCCACCGGAGACCGGGTGGAACTGACCCGTCACCCGAAAGTGTTCGTCCATGTTCGAGATTGTGCTTTTCTGTTCGGACGGGAAGGTATGCTGCCGCCATGACGTGGCTCGTGACCGGTGGGGCGGGATACATCGGCGCGCACGTGGTGCGCGCCCTGCAGGAGGCCGCGTCCGCGGGCGAGACGCACCTGCGCCCCGTCGTGCTCGACGACCTCTCGAGCGGCCACGCGGAGTTCGTCCCCGACGACGTGCCGTTCGTCCGCGCGTCCGTCGTCGACACCGCCGCCGTACGCACCGCGCTCGCCGAGCACGGCGTCACGGGCGTCGTGCACCTCGCCGGATTCAAGTACGCGGGCGTCTCCGTGCAGCGCCCCCTGCACACGTACACCCAGAACGTCACCGGCACCGCCCACCTGCTCGAGGCGATGGCCGACGCGGGCGTCGACCGCATCGTGTTCTCGTCCTCGGCGGCCGTGTACGGCACGCCCGACGTCGACGTGGTCACCGAGGCCACCCCCACCGCCCCCGAGTCGCCCTACGGCGAGTCCAAGCTCGTCGGCGAGTGGCTGCTGCGCGACCAGGGCGTCGCCACGGGCCTGCGCCACACGTCCCTGCGCTACTTCAACGTCGTCGGCTCCGGCGCGCCCGACCTCTACGACTCGAGCCCCCACAACCTCTTCCCCCTCGTGCTCGACGCGCTGACGTCCGGCCGCACGCCACGCGTCAACGGCACCGACTACCCCACGCCCGACGGCACGTGCGTGCGCGACTACGTGCACGTCGCCGACCTCGCCGTGTCGCACGTCGCCGCCGCCCGTGCGCTCGCCGCCGGGCGGGCCCTCGACCCCGTCTACAACCTCGGCTCGGGCGACGGGCTGTCGGTCGCGCAGGTCATGGCCACGGTCGCGCGCGTCACCGGCACCGACTTCACGCCCGAGGTCGCCCCCCGCCGCCCCGGCGACCCCGCCCGCATCGTGGCCTCCGGCGAGGCGGCCGCCCGCGACCTCGACTGGGTCATGCGGCACACGCCCGAGGAGATGGTCGCCAGCGCGTGGGCCGCGCACCAGCACACCATCTGACGCCCCACCGGGCCGGATCGCTGCCCTTTCGGCCACGATGACGCGGCGCACCCTCCCAGGTCTGGTCAGACCCGACATACCGACCCCACACTCGGACCGGCAGCGCTCCGCCCGTGCAGCGCTCGGTCGTCAGGGGGAACTCATGCGTGTCCGCTCAGCGGTGGTCCGGTCCGCGCTCGACGTGGGGTCCGCCTCACTCGCCGCGCCCCCAGGACGACGCCGGCGGCGAGGGCTGCAGACCCTGACGGCTGCGGCGGCCGCGCTCGTCCTCGGCGCCGGGGGCTCCGCGCTGGCGGCACCGGCCGCCGCCGCACCCGTCGTCGGGTGCGGAGCCGTGGTGGAGGGCGAGGTGACGCTCGGCGCCGACCTCGTCTGCCGGAACAGTCCCGTCGGGCTCACCCTGCTCGACGGCGCGTCGCTCGACCTCGCCGGGCACCGGGTCGTCGGTGGCGGGTCCGGCACGGGGCTGATCGTCCCACCGGGCGGGTCGGCGACCGTGCACGGCGGGGTGGTCCGTGGCTGGGAGTCGGGCGTCGCGCTCGCGGAGGACGCGTGGGACGCGCCGGGACGGCTCGTGATCGAGGACGTGACGTTCCGGGAGAACACCACCGGCCTGGAGCTCCAGGGGCTGGGCACGGTCGCCCCCGACACCGACGTCACCGCGTCGCGGTTCGTCGCCAACGGCACGGGGATCAGCGCCCTGGACCTGTGGGGCGGTGTCGACCTCACGGTCTCTGCGTCGAGGTTCACGGACAACGCCACGGCACTCGACGTCACCAGCAGCACCGTGGCCGTCGCGGACTCGGTGCTGGCGTACAACGAGCAGGGCGTGGCGTGCGACCAGTCCGCCTGCCGGATCGAGGACAGCACCCTGCGGGACAACGGGACGGCGGTCTCCTCGATCTGGTACGGGACCGCCAGGGTCTACCGCAGCACGTTCGTGCGCAACGACATCGGGGTCGACAGCTACTGGGTGCTCTCGATCCCGAACGAGCTCGTCGGGAACACCTTCACCGCCAACGGCACCGGGGTCCGGTTCGACTCGGCGCACGGCGTGCTCACCGACAACACGTTCGTCCGCAACGACGTCGGCTACGAGGGCCGCAGCGAGGACGGGCCGCCCTACTTCACCGCCGCCCTCGTCGGCAACGACTTCCGCCGCAACGGCGACGGGATCCTCTCCGTGGTCGGCGAGAGCACCTTGCAGGCCAACACCGCGGTCGCCAACGAGCGCTGGGGCATCCACGCCCCGGGCGCCGTCGACCTGGGCGGCAACACCGCCCGCGGCAACGGCAACGAGCCGCAGTGCGTCGGCGTCGTGTGCGAGGGGGCCGGTCCGGCGTCCTGAGCTCCGCGCCCGCCCCGGCCGACCACCCGTCCGGGGCGGGCCGCGGACGCCGGGCGCGGTGCGGCCGTCAGCGCGCCGCGGGCTCGAGCGCCTGGAGCCGTGGCAGCTCGGCGGCGAAGCGCTCGAGCTCGCGCTCCTCGCCCGCGTACACGCCCGACTCCCGCGGCCAGTGCAGCACGACGTCGCCGAACCCCAGCGCGGCCGCTCGCTCGACGCCCTCGACCGCGAGCGCGGCCGACGTCAGCGAGAACCGCGGGGCGCCGTCCAGGCTGAGCCACCGCCCCACGGCACGACCGCCCGCGACCTCGTCGAACGCGTCGACCATGCGGGCGAGCCCGCCCCACCACTCCTCCTGGGCGGCGGCCTCGTCGACGCCGTCGCCCACACCCGTCCCGGGCCCGTACGTCGCCCAGCCCTGCCCGTGCCGCGCCGCCAGCGCCATCGTGCGCGGGCCGTTCGCGGCGACGACGAAGGGCGTCCGGGGGCGTGCGAGCGTGCCCGGGACCATCCGGGCCGCGTGCGCCTCGTAGAACTCCCCCACGTGCTCGGTGACGGGCTGCGTGAGCAGCGTGTCGAGCAGCCCGAGGAACTCGGCGAACCGCCGGGTGCGCTCGCCGCGCGTGGGCGCCGGGCCCAGCACGCCGGCGTCCCAGCCCTCGCCGCCGGCACCGACGCCGAGCACGAACCGGCCCCCGGACACGTCGTCGAGGCCCATGACGTCCTTGGCGAACGGCACGGGGTGGCGGAAGTTCGGGGACGCGACCCAGGTGCCCAGGCCGATCCGGTCGGTGACCGCGGCGGCGGCGGCGAGCAGCGGCACGGTCGCGAACCACGGCTCGTCGGCGAGGTCGCGCCAGGCGAGGTGGTCGTACGTCCACGCGTGGTCGAACCCCATCTGCTCGGCCCGTCGCCACCGCGCCCGCGCGCTCGACCACCGCTCCTGCGGGAGCAGCACCACCCCGACCCTGACCATGTCCGGCACGCTACCGGGGAGACCGACGGGGGCCGCAGTCACATGTCGCTACGGCGGGGTGACACACGGCCGTGACAGAACGGCCCCGGCACCCGTACCCTCCCGCCATGGACCTGGAGGTGCGGCACCTGCGGACCGTGGCGACCGTCGCCTCCCTCGGCAGCATCACCAAGGCCGCAGGGGCGCTCGGCATCGCGCAGCCGGCACTCAGCGCGCAGCTCTCGCGCATCGACCGCACCCTCGGCGGCCCCACCTTCGTTCGGGACCACCGCGGCGTCCGCCCGACCCCGCTCGGGCTGCTCGTGCTGGAGCGCGCGCGCACGCTGCTGCCTGCGATGGACGCGCTGCGGCAGGACGCGCAGCGCCTGGCCTGCGGGGGCACGCCGACCTCGCTGCGGGTCGCGAGCGCGGGCGCAGCACTGGCCGCGCCGTTCGTGCACCGACTCCGGCACGGGGGCGCACCCCCCACCCTGCGCGCGACCGCCGACGCACGGCGCGCGGCGTCCGAGCTCGCCGCGGGCACGCACGACGTGCTGCTCGCGGGGATGTGCGGTGACGCGCTGCCGCCCGCCGCGCCGGGCGTGCAGTGGCGCCTCGTCGGCACCGACGCCGTCCAGGTCGTCGTGCGCGACGACCACGCGTGCGGTGACGTCGCGGACCTCGCCGAGCTCGCCGACGAGCACTGGGTCAAGGCCGCCGGTGACGGGTGCTGCTTCCGCGAGTGCTTCCTGCGGGCGTGCGCACGCGCCGGGTTCGCGCCGGCGACGCCGAGCGAGTGCGACCGTGCCACGGGGCTGGCGATGGTGCTGGACGACGCGGTGGTCGCGCTCGCGCAGCCCTTCGGGGCGCTGCCCGCCGGCCTGCGCGCCGTCGCGCTGCGGGGGGC contains these protein-coding regions:
- a CDS encoding helix-turn-helix transcriptional regulator, whose product is MTTASVRTLRPLESARPAGTALRLRVAVQGGDVLTRAGLRAIMDGLADVQVEHVEVDRPTDLAQAEVVFVLEAVTARAVDAVRRLAARPGCRPVLVAGEVSTEAVALVVQAGAVGVLRRREATVESVGALLHAVASGEAVVPVDLLAALLPRTPAAPATRAPRATPAPGTTSGPRTASTGRAPGQVLALTGVDERERQVLRLLGDGADTREIARRLSYSERTVKVVVQDLTRRFGLRNRTHAVAFAVRHGLI
- a CDS encoding BTAD domain-containing putative transcriptional regulator, whose protein sequence is MRAADDVPASTGAVPVLRARLARPEPTGLRRPRLLARLVGAAAPPLVAVVAGPGCGKTTLLAHVAEAAGLPVAWVTLDPALDDPQVLLRHLHVACAALPWRGPHEPWPTADAALAALGDGLAGPALLVLDDVHTAERRRAAQVVDLLVRHQPAGLQLALGSRGLHPGVPSRGLAGTARVVDGEALRFRTWEVDELFRGHHATPLPAAEVAELTQRTHGWAAGLELFHLATRDRPASSRTRLLERAGRGPAVADYLAGHVLDPLPVSLREFLVRTSVLGRLSAERCDALLGTDGAARMLAAAHRHGLLTAVDDAGGTRYACHEVVRGYLLDTLAERAGGAVARELHRRAAALALAAGEHDEAVRSSCRAQDEDAVRRVLHLAGEDLARRPGPWLDLLPDAVRDDDPWVAVAVARRHLAEGVPERALAAYGDAAERAATAADRTLVIRECHLVRTWAEPSPGAPTYWVALVRRALARPRDCLAADVAAHDVGRALAPAVAALVGGDVRDAARRFAVVHRRAGTPPVVEALALLGEAAALTLVHDRGARDARERAHTAAGLLGAPALERLADGLDLAADPAVGDGLRHLRERCTGVGDTWGAAVLGLLDALRAVTAVPSRRRAVVVARDAADELEALGAPALAAWARAAGAVVRARCGDGPPPDGLEADAARSGPVPLALVLAVLDAPRDRWGRAARAAGVPGWVRLVAHRAATRTAPAPPIPVAGTPAAAAATAAGGTAVLRALDVQCLGTFRLTVAGVAVPTAGLRPQHAALLRALALAAPAPVHRDRLVEWFWPGRLPSRGQHSLQVAVSDVRRALDAASPGAGAVLRRVDQGYALEGGGTTVHDVRALEDALRAADVALDRGDEAAALVALRRVVADGAAELLPQDGTAEWVLGPRERLRAAVVRACAALADLLAARGDASGALAAVRRGLALDRYQDDLWRRLVRGLAADGRPAAAAAARREYAAVLSELGVASGTPPALRAGAATHVLPTLTGR
- a CDS encoding prenyltransferase, encoding MREVLAASRPFSWVNTAFPFAAGWLMVTDGLVDVRLVVGTIFFLVPYNLLMYGVNDVFDYASDLANPRKGGIEGGLVDPSRARAVHRRILVACVVTTVPFVVWLLALGSPLAGLVLLVVVFDVVAYSAPRLRFKERPVLDSLSSSVHFVGPLLYALVLADADLAARSTWPVLVAFLLWGMASHAFGAVQDVRADRAGGLASVATVLGARPTVLGATAAYVVAAAVLLALPWPGVLAALLPLPYAVSTWRFRGVTDDDCERANAGWRTFLWLNLVTGFLVTMLLIAVALT
- a CDS encoding lycopene cyclase domain-containing protein; protein product: MTNIVLNVLVLVVLGAVSWPVLRRLRGWPLVWASVHLCVLTAVFDTLMIDVGLYVFDPDKILGVHVWGAPLEDFAYALAAAVLVPVLWTVLGRSRRTSSHADAPVADLPVGGEA
- a CDS encoding lycopene cyclase domain-containing protein; the encoded protein is MTGLMYLGALLVSLAGLAVLDRRFRLAFWYDARRASWTVGLSVVGFLLWDLAGLALGIFARGDSPHMTGILLAPELPIEEAFFLALLSYVGLLAWRWFDTTWAQREAGRRALAQARDAQRAPDARGADGSAP